A segment of the Bufo bufo unplaced genomic scaffold, aBufBuf1.1, whole genome shotgun sequence genome:
tatatatatatatatatagtggggtgtgcCTCTACTGCAGGGCTGCACAGGGGGCCTCCCGTGTAATGACCGGACTGGCGGCACagtaatatatatagtggggtgtgcCTCTACTGTAGGGCTGCACAGGGGGCCTCCCGTGTAATGACCAGACTGGCggcacagtaatatatatatatagtggggtgtgcCTCTACTGTAGGGCTGCACAGGGGGCCTCCCGTGTAATGACCGGACTGGCGGCACagtaatatatatagtggggtgtgcCTCTACTGCAGGGCTGCACATGGGGCCTCCCGTGTAATGACCGGACTGGCggcacagtaatatatatatatagtggggtgtgcCTCTACTGCAGGGCTGCACAGGGGGCCTCCCGTGTAATGACCGGACTGGCGGCACagtaatatatatagtggggtgtgcCTCTACTGTAGGGCTGCACATGGGGCCTCCCGTGTAATGAGCAGACTGGCggcacagtaatatatatatatagtggggtgtgcCTCTACTGCAGGGCTGCACATGGGGCCTCCCGTGTAATGACCAGACTGGCGGCACagtaatatatatagtggggtgtgcCTCTACTGCAGGGCTGCACATGGGGCCTCCTGTGTAATGACCGGACTGGCGGCACagtaatatatatagtggggtgtgcCTCTACTGTAGGGCTGCACAGGGGGCCTCCCGTGTAATGACCGGACTGGCggcacagtaatatatatatatagtggggtgtgcCTCTACTGCAGGGCTGCACATGGGGCCTCCTGTGTAATGACCGGACTGGCggcacagtaatatatatatatatatatagtggggtgtgcCTCTACTGCAGGGCTGCACATGGGGCCTCCCGTGTAATGACCAGACTGGCGGCACagtaatatatatagtggggtgtgcCTCTACTGCAGGGCTGCACATGGGGCCTCCTGTGTAATGACCGGACTGGCggcacagtaatatatatatatatatatatatatagtggggtgtgcCTCTACTGTAGGGCTGCACAGGGGGCCTCCCGTGTAATGACCGGACTGGCggcacagtaatatatatatatagtggggtgtgcCTCTACTGCAGGGCTGCACATGGGGCCTCCCATGTAATGACCGGACTGGCggcacagtaatatatatatatatatatatagtggggtgtgcCTCTACTGTAGGGCTGCACAGGGGGCCTCCCGTGTAATGACCGGACTGGCggcacagtaatatatatatatagtggggtgtgcCTCTACTGTAGGGCTGCACAGGGGGCCTCCCGTGTAATGAGCAGACTGGCGGCACagtaatatatatagtggggtgtgcCTCTACTGTAGGGCTGCACAGGGGGCCTCCCTTGTAATGAGCAGACTGGCGGCACagtaatatatatagtggggtgtgcCTCTACTGTAGGGCTGCACAGGGGGCCTCCCGTGTAATGACCGGACTGGCGGCaccgtaatatatatatatagtggggtgtgcCTCTACTGTAGGGCTGCACAGGGGGCCTCCCGTGTAATGACCGGACTGGCggcacagtaatatatatatagtggggtgtgcCTCTACTGCAGGGCTGCACATGGGGCCTCCCATGTAATGACCGGACTGGCggcacagtaatatatatatatatatatatagtggggtgtgcCTCTACTGTAGGGCTGCACAGGGGGCCTCCCGTGTAATGACCGGACTGGCggcacagtaatatatatatatagtggggtgtgcCTCTACTGTAGGGCTGCACAGGGGGCCTCCCATGTAATGACCGGACTGGCGGCACagtaatatatatagtggggtgtgcCTCTACTGTAGGGCTGCACAGGGGGCCTCCCGTGTAATGAGCAGACTGGCGGCACagtaatatatatagtggggtgtgcCTCTACTGTAGGGCTGCACAGGGGGCCTCCCGTGTAATGACCGGACTGGCGGCaccgtaatatatatatatagtggggtgtgcCTCTACTGTAGGGCTGCACAGGGGGCCTCCCGTGTAATGACCGGACTGGCggcacagtaatatatatatatagtggggtgtgcCTCTACTGCAGGGCTGCACAGGGGGCCTCCCGTGTAATGACCGGACTGGCggcacagtaatatatatatagtggggtgtgcCTCTACTGTAGGGCTGCACATGGGGCCTCCTGTGTAATGACCGGACTGGCggcacagtaatatatatatatagtggggtgtgcCTCTACTGTAGGGCTGCACAGGGGGCCTCCTGTGTAATGACCGGACTGGCGGCACagtaatatatatagtggggtgtgcCTCTACTGCAGGGCTGCACAGGGGGCCTCCCGTGTAATGACCGGACTGGCGGCACagtaatatatatagtggggtgtgcCTCTACTGCAGGGCTGCACAGGGGGCCTCCCGTGTAATGACCGGACTGGCGGCACagtaatatatatagtggggtgtgcCTCTACTGTAGGGCTGCACATGGGGCCTCCTGTGTAATGACCGGACTGGCGGCACagtaatatatatagtggggtgtgcCTCTACTGCAGGGCTGCACAGGGGGCCTCCCGTGTAATGACCGGACTGGCGGCACagtaatatatatagtggggtgtgcCTCTACTGCAGGGCTGCACAGGGGGCCTCCCGTGTAATGACCGGACTGGCGGCACagtaatatatatagtggggtgtgcCTCTACTGCAGGGCTGCACAGGGGGCCTCCCGTGTAATGACCGGACTGGCGGCAcagcatatacaggtgaaacttgaaaatttgaatatcgtgcaaagttaatttatttcagtaatgcaacttaaaggggttgtacgggttcagagctgaacccagacaaacctccattttcaccccggcagcccccctgacttgagcatcggagcagttcatgctaaatcgcgcagggcaaaggcattttccggagttccggtgacgaaccgggctctccatgggcctgccaggaagcccggtgatgtcaccgatacTGATGggcggctagggcagcactaaagcccgcccatcagagctggtgacgtcaccaaacacacttgCCCGCAGGGCATGAGATGCTCCGCtgccaacatcaggggggctgcctgggtgaaattatgggtatgtccgggttcagctctgaacccggacaacccctttaaaaggtgaaactaacacatgagactcattacaggcaaagcgagagaTTCCaggcctttatttgttatcatttggatgattttggcttacagcttatgaaaccccaaagtcacaattttgaggtcccctttgctcaggggggtagAGGTGACATTTTGAGCCGagaatattcaaccttttcacaaaattctaattttaagctgcattaaagcaattccttttaatttgcattactgaaataaatggacttttgcgcgatattctaatttttcgagttttacctgtatctACTGCAGGGCTGCACATGGGGCCTCCCGTGTATTGGCAGCacagtatatatagtggggtgtgcCTCTAATGCAGGGCTGAACCAGGGGGCCTCTCTTGATTACCCGCAGCACCCGCCCCTGCTTTCCCTCTACCTTTACGTATTTCTCCAGCGCAGGGTGCACCCTGGTGGTGGCCAGCTGTATTGAGAACGGTGTCGTGTATGGAAACGTGGCCATCACAGCATGGTTCACTTCAGGCAGCACGCAGAACTTGAATCCATGTTTCCGGAATATTCGGACGTGATCGGGGAGTGGCTTCTCATCGCCCTCGCTGAGGATACTGCCCACAATGTAGCGACAGAACTCTACAGGGACCTGCAGAATAATAAGGAGAACACAATTACTACAATCACCAAGTGACAGCTGCACTTCTCACAGAATGGACTCCGCCCGTCCTGGTGCGGACTACACGACGGATCGGGGCTGGGCCGGGAACCTAACTCataacaccccaaaaaaaaaagccaaaggcCCAGAGAACCGTAATAATGTGCACATCCAGAAAGTTTAAAATCAATAAAGCAATTTTACTGAACTAATAATCGTTTACAAGGAACAATGGTGGAATGGCTTTCTTCCATCACTGCgctccaaaaaataataaaggtTAATCTATAcgttatatatataaactaaataAAAAGTGGGGTTTTTTTGGCGAGATTTGAAATGCTGGTTGCGGGGAGTAATGGCCGGTATAGCAGagagctgaggtccgcctccacgtTTACGTGTAAACACCGCACTGTCTACACTCCTGGAGCAGCAGGACCGGACTGACCGGCTGCGGGGACACGTTATATATACCCTGCAGCCAGCCTCGGTTATCAGGGGGCTCCATCAGACCCCCAACTCCTGCACAGAGGACTATGCAAGACAGCAGGGAGGGGTGAGGGCCAATGAGCAGAATAGCAACtgcagctctggctgtgactAGAGAATAAGACATGATGTAACTCGAGATCAATACCAGAAAGGGCAGAAGAAGCGGCTGTAGCTGCTCGGGGCCCCGGAGCCCATCATCCCTCCTTTCCTTCACTCATCTTCCCTGAAGTCACGGGCGCTGTGGACCTGGTAGTGAGTGTGCTGCACCTGGGCTCCATCGCCCTGTGGCGCCCCCTGGAGACCTGGTACCTCACTCCTGGGGGAGACCTGCTGCTATAATAAGCTGGGGCCCCGGGGAGCAGCTGATGTGTATTTCTGCTCCGCACCGATCAGTCCTGGATGCAACGGAGTGTAAATTATTACACCAGAAAAAGCCACCGGCCTAATGAGGCTCAATGACACATAGAAACCGCCGCACACAGCGGCCGGGGAGGGGGCACCGCACGTCACAGACCGAGGACGGACCCCCGGACCCGGGGTAATTCGCAGGAACCCAAACTAcaaacattcccccccccccatcatacaggcACTAAATCCAATGATGACCACCAAACCATAATCCTCCGCCACGCTCCTCCACCACCACGCCATGGGCCCCCGTCACGCTCCTCCACCACCACGCCATGGGCCCCCGTCACGCTCCTCCACCACCACGCCATGGGCCCCCGTCACGCTCCTCCACCACCACGCCATGGGCCCCCGTCACGCTCCTCCACCACCACGCCATGGGCCCCCGTCACGCTCCTCCACCACCACGCCATGGGCCCCCGTCACGCTCCTCCACCACCACGCCATGGGCCCCCGTCACGCTCCTCCACCACCACGCCATGGGCCCCCGTCACGCTCCTCCACCACCACGCCATGGGCCCCCGTCACGCTCCTCCACCACCACGCCATGGGCCCCCGTCACGCTCCTCCACCACCACGCCATGGGCCCCCGTCACAGGCTCCCACCACCATCCTCACCCTGCCATGGGCCCCCGCCCCCTACTCCTCACCCTGCCATGGGCCCCCGCCCCCCTTCTTACCTTCATGGGGTTGTCGTAGTAGACCCCTATGGACACCAGTTTCGGGGCCATGCTGACGCTCTCCGTGTACAGGTTCCCGCTCTCATCATAGGGCCCCACACGGAACTTGTAGGCCAGGACCACTCCGCGGATGGGGGGCGGCCCGGCTCTCACCTCCACCTCAGTCAGCAGCCCCGAGTACACGGCCAGGCCGAAGAGCGTGAGGAGGAGCAGGGCGACCACCGCGGCGATGAGGGAGATGAGCACCCACTCCGGGACCGAACTCATGCTGGAGAGAGGGGAGCGGAGACCGGAGCACAGACCGGAGGTGAGGAGCGGAGACCGGAGCGGGCGGCTCACCTCACCTGTTCCCAGCGCAGCTGTGACCGTACCTGACACAGAGTCATGTGACCGCTCCACTGACGTCACCGCATCACGTGACCACACACAGAGTAGGCAGAGGAGAGGGCGGAGACAATAGAAGTCCCTGTGAGAGGCAAGCaaggcacttgccaatggggcggcagcAGGAGAGGATACCGCGCCCAGTACGTGCGACGCTCCCCGTTCTCACCATAGAGACGACGTAACCTCTTCCTGTCACATGACCCCTCCCTGTCAAAAGACCTCAGGACTCGCCGTCGCCCTGTGAGACACGGACGCAGCGCAGCATGGACACTCGGCAGCGGGCACAGGGCGGGCCGGAGCTGGCGGAGCGGAGGGGGGAGGCCCGGGGCTGCCGGCTGCCGCTGTCCCAGCACTCCTACTGGTTCGACATCTGGGTCTTCCTCCTGTTTGACCTGATCCTGTTCGTGTTCATCTATCTGCTGCCCTGAGCCGGTGAGTGGTGGCTGTAATGCCCTGTCTGCCCCTGCAGTGTATGGGCCACATAGGTGGGTGCCCCTACATTACGGGGGATCATGCCCTGTCTGCCCCCTGCAGTGTATGGGCCACATAGGTGGGTGCCCCTACATTACGGGGGATCATGCCCTGTCTGCCCCCTGCAGTGTATGGGCCACATAGGTGGGTGCCCCTACATTACTGTGGATCATGCCCTGTCTGCCCCTGAAGTGTATGGGCCACATAGGTGGGTGCCCCTACATTACTGTGGATCATGCCCTGTCTGCCCCTGCAGTGTATGGGCCACATGGGTGGGTGCCCCTACATTACAGTGGATCATGCCCTGTCTGCCCCTGCAGTGTATGGGCCACATAGGTGGGTGCCCCTACATTACAGTGGATCATGCCCTGTCTGCCCCTGCAGTGTATGGGCCACATAGGTGGGTGCCCCTACATTACGGGGGATCATGCCCTGTCTGCCCCTGAAGTGTATGGGCCACATAGGTGGGTGCCCCTACATTACGGTGGATCATGCCCTGTCTGCCCCCTGCAGTGTATGGGCCACATAGGTGGGTGCCCCTACATTACGGGGGATCATGCCCTGTCTGCCCCCTGCAGTGTATGGGCCACATAGGTGGGTGCCCCTACATTACGGGGGATCATGCCCTGTCTGCCCCCTGCAGTGTATGGGCCACATAGGTGGGTGCCCCAACATTACTGTGGACCATGCCCTGTCTGCCCCTGCAGTGTATGGGCCACATAGGTGGGTGCCCCTACATTACGGTGGATCATGCCCTGTCTGCCCCCTGCAGTGTATGGGCCACATAGGTGGGTGCCCCTACATTACTGTGGATCATGCCCTGTCTGCCCCTGCAGTGTATGGGCCACATAGGTGGGTGCCCCTACATTACGGTGGATCATGCCCTGTCTGCCCCTGCAGTGTATGGGCCACATAGGTGGGTGCCCCTACATTACTGTGGATCATGCCCTGTCTGCCCCTGCAGTGTATGGGCCACATAGGTGGGTGCCCCTACATTACGGGGGATCATGCCCTGTCTGCCCCTGAAGTGTATGGGCCACATAGGTGGGTGCCCCTACATTACTGTGGATCATGCCCTGTCTGCCCCTGCAGTGTATGGGCCACATGGGTGGGTGCCCCTACATTACGGGGGATCATGCCCTGTCTGCCCCCTGCAGTGTATGGGCCACATAGGTGGGTGCCCCTACATTACAGTGGATCATGCCCTGTCTGCCCCTGCAGTGTATGGGCCACATAGGTGGGTGCCCCTACATTACAGTGGATCATGCCCTGTCTGCCCCTGCAGTGTATGGGCCACATAGGTGGGTGCCCCTACATTACTGTGGATCATGCCCTGTCTGCCCCTGCAGTGTATGGGCCACATAGGTGGGTGCCCCTACATTACTGGGGATCATGCCCTGTCTGCCCCCTGCAGTGTATGGGCCACATAGGTGGGTGCCCCTACATTACTGTGGATCATGCCCTGTCTGCCCCTGAAGTGTATGGGCCACATAGGTGGGTGCCCCTACATTACGGTGGATCATGCCCTGTCTGCCCCCTGCAGTGTATGGGCCACATAGGTGGGTGCCCCTACATTACGGTGGATCATGCCCTGTCTGCCCCCTGCAGTGTATGGGCCACATAGGTGGGTGCCCCTACATTACGGTGGATCATGCCCTGTCTGCCCCCTGCAGTGTATGGGCCACATAGGTGGGTGCCCCTACATTACGGTGGATCATGCCCTGTCTGCCCCCTGCAGTGTATGGGCCACATAGGTGGGTGCCCCTACATTACTGTGGACCATGCCCTGTCTCCCCCTGCAGTGTATGGGCCACATAGGTGGGTGCCCCTACATTACGGTGGATCATGCCCTGTCTGCCCCCTGCAGTGTATGGGCCACATAGGTGGGTGCCCCTACATTACGGTGGATCATGCCCTGTCTGCCCCTGCAGTGTATGGGCCACATGGGTGGGTGCCCCTACATTACGGTGGATCATGCCCTGTCTGCCCCTGCAGTGTATGGGCCACATGGGTGGGTGCCCCTACATTACGGGGGATCATGCCCTGTCTGCCCCTGCAGTGTATGGGCCACATGGGTGGGTGCCCCTACATTACGGTGGATCATGCCCTGTCTGCCCCTGCAGTGTATGGGCCACATAGGTGGGTGCCCCTACATTACTGTGGATCATGCCCTGTCTGCCCCTGCAGTGTATGGGCCACATAGGTGGGTGCCCCTACATTACGGGGGATCATGCCCTGTCTGCCCCTGAAGTGTATGGGCCACATAGGTGGGTGCCCCTACATTACGGTGGATAATGCCCTGTCTGCCCCCTGCAGTGTATGGGCCACATAGGTGGGTGCCCCTACATTACTGTGGACCATGCCCTGTCTGCCCCTGCAGTGTATGGGCCACATAGGTGGGTGCCCCTACATTACGGTGGATCATGCCCTGTCTGCCCCTGCAGTGTATGGGCCACATAGGTGGGTGCCCCTACATTACGGTGGATCATGCCCTGTCTGCCCCCTGCAGTGTATGGGCCACATAGGTGGGTGCCCCTACATTACAGTGGATCATGCCCTGTCTGCCCCTGCAGTGTATGGGCCACATAGGTGGGTGCCCCTACATTACGGTGGATCATGCCCTGTCTGCCCCTGCAGTGTATGGGCCACATAGGTGGGTGCCCCTACATTACTGGGGATCATGCCCTGTCTGCCCCTGCAGTGTATGGGCCACATAGGTGGGTGCCCCTACATTACTGTGGATCATGCCCTGTCTGCCCCTGCAGTGTATGGGCCACATAGGTGGGTGCCCCTACATTACGGTGGATCATGCCCTGTCTGCCCCTGAAGTGTATGGGCCACATAGGTGGGTGCCCCTACATTACAGTGGATCATGCCCTGTCTGCCCCCTGCAGTGTATGGGCCACATAGGTGGGGCACTAACACCCTGCTgaccaaaagtatgtgaacccctcctGATTACAGAGCGCAGGTCTGCCACCGCCATGTAGTAACCACACAATGCCGCCATTGACTCAAATTACTGAGAGTGACCCCAATACTAACCCAGCGGCCACCATTCACTatgggtgatgtcacagctcagCTCCTCCCTGTCCCTGTACAATGATGTCCGCACACACTTGCCCCACCATTGTCCTATAGATATCATTAGGGTGTTGGTCACAGATCAACTTCTCTCCCTCCCTGTACAATGACGTCCACAACATTGTCCCATAGGGATCACTAGGTGCAggtcacagctcacctcctccactTCCCTGTACAATGATGTCTGCGTAATTCACAGACCATGCCCACAACTCTCCCCCATGGAAATCAATAGGTGCTGGTCTCAGACCACCTTCTCCCCTTCCTTGTACAAAGATGTCTGCATAAATCACAgaccatgcccacaacactctcctatAGAGATCAATAGGTGCAGGTCAAAGCTCACCTCCTTCCCCTCCCTGTACAATGATGTCTGCACAAAGTACGCCCACAACACTCTGCCATGGAGATCATTAGGGTGCTGGTCACGGATCACTTCCTCCTCCTGCCTGTACAATGatgtctgcacaggtcacagcgcTTCCCTACAACACTCTCCTATAGAGTTCAATAGGTGCTGGTCACAGCTCAcatcctcccccctccctgtacaatgacatctgcacaaatcacagagcatgcccacaacatggTACGATGGCCGCCCtcataatcatgtacagaaaacaataaaaaaatctatgagAAAATAAAGAGCATCGATCAGTATCTGGTCCAAAAGAGCACACAGTACATAGATTCGCTTTGACCCCTAAGGCTGTATTCAGACGCGTCATCTGTAAAGACCACAGCAGCACCTCAACCGTTACATGTGAGCATACCCTTACAGGGGTTCTTCCAAAaatattctgtagttttcagaccagcgcctggatctgaatacctttgtaactgcatgtaattaaacaga
Coding sequences within it:
- the LOC120985535 gene encoding testis-expressed protein 264 homolog, which gives rise to MSSVPEWVLISLIAAVVALLLLTLFGLAVYSGLLTEVEVRAGPPPIRGVVLAYKFRVGPYDESGNLYTESVSMAPKLVSIGVYYDNPMKVPVEFCRYIVGSILSEGDEKPLPDHVRIFRKHGFKFCVLPEVNHAVMATFPYTTPFSIQLATTRVHPALEKYVKERKLSAHPYVEIYKGDKIIFMCPLSRQDDFYVPEMKELLRKERGEAPLPESEGAELDPLLLEDTLSLELVSENQEETEAEGSQRKEPTNSEKSPSESGASASSFEELDLDGNAAAKDQQEAKTEWSKMPESWDKERAEE